The following coding sequences lie in one Benincasa hispida cultivar B227 chromosome 6, ASM972705v1, whole genome shotgun sequence genomic window:
- the LOC120079419 gene encoding putative UPF0481 protein At3g02645: protein MASNSNQLHKNLHETQWLLQITQLIEPNNLQTALQTPTSIFKLPHTITNNNPHLYFPHCIAFGPYHHFRNDLYHIELHKLHNAINAIDSFQLPQLNQIVHQLEQLDIKIRSCFDSFLEIGPEALAWIMLLDGLFLIHLLPISNNEKDELRRLRPDLVLPSPFPSFVDQKLYSCLIEGNLMTQDEIIKDILMLENQIPLLVLKNILPDNYGNKLDLLFFKFCDVVSLKRLPPHDIPEFMVYRGYTDLSQILEQSHHLLHFLYLLIMDTSSSPERPVGMALCSASLGVELLNVLASVLQIAFLQQLSEAVGLIQTLFGLLGRAGSSSSSTDQDMNSPPLIPSAMELRKVGVQLQGNCLDFYDSIRFKQEPRKVCLELPTITINDFAEVVFRNLVAFEAATNLNPPWFGYYVALMSGLITTANDVKILKQERIIESHSGSEEEVVKLFSGLRNVLELHQQRYKSCRIMNMAELQIVKDINYYYESCWKVKAKRLVKRYVNPVVKILFVIVVILLIVVVVVGTFCGWFGCSRILHVVSGLSTS from the exons ATGGCCTCCAATTCCAATCAACTTCACAAAAATCTCCATGAAACCCAGTGGCTTCTTCAAATCACTCAACTTATTGAACCAAATAACCTTCAAACAGCCTTACAAACTCCCACTTCCATCTTTAAGCTGCCCCATACCATCACCAACAACAATCCACATCTATACTTCCCTCACTGCATTGCTTTTGGTCCTTACCACCATTTCAGAAATGACCTCTACCACATTGAATTACACAAGCTCCACAACGCAATCAACGCAATAGACTCATTCCAACTTCCTCAACTCAACCAAATTGTTCACCAACTCGAGCAATTAGACATCAAAATCCGATCTTGTTTTGATAGCTTTCTTGAAATTGGACCTGAGGCCTTGGCCTGGATTATGCTCCTAGATGGGTTGTTCTTAATTCACCTGCTACCAATTTCCAACAATGAAAAAGATGAGCTCAGAAGATTGCGTCCTGATCTAGTTCTTCCTTCTCCATTTCCTTCCTTTGTTGATCAAAAGTTGTATTCTTGTCTAATTGAGGGAAATTTGATGACCCAAGATGAGATTATCAAAGATATCCTTATGCTTGAGAATCAAATTCCACTTCTTGTTCTCAAAAACATTTTACCAGACAATTATGGCAACAAATTGGATCTTTTGTTCTTCAAATTTTGTGATGTTGTGTCTCTCAAGCGACTCCCTCCTCATGACATCCCTGAATTCATGGTTTACAGGGGATATACTGATTTATCCCAAATTCTTGAACAATCTCATCATTTGCTTCACTTTTTGTATCTTTTGATTATGGATACAAGTTCTAGCCCTGAACGTCCAGTTGGAATGGCATTATGTTCTGCTTCTTTGGGTGTTGAACTGTTAAATGTTTTGGCCTCTGTTCTTCAAATTGCCTTCTTACAGCAGCTGAGTGAAGCCGTGGGTTTGATTCAAACCTTGTTTGGTTTGCTTGGGAGAGCTGGgtcatcatcttcttcaacaGACCAGGACATGAACAGCCCGCCATTAATCCCGTCCGCCATGGAACTTCGAAAGGTTGGAGTGCAGTTACAAGGCAACTGCCTAGACTTTTATGACAGCATCAG GTTCAAACAAGAACCCAGAAAAGTTTGTTTAGAGTTGCCAACGATCACCATTAACGACTTCGCCGAAGTAGTTTTCAGAAATTTGGTTGCATTTGAAGCAGCAACTAATCTAAACCCGCCATGGTTTGGATATTATGTAGCATTGATGAGCGGGTTGATAACCACAGCCAATGATGTCAAGATATTGAAGCAAGAAAGAATTATTGAGAGCCATTCAGGCAGTGAAGAAGAGGTAGTGAAACTGTTTAGTGGGCTAAGAAATGTGTTGGAGCTTCATCAGCAGAGATATAAGTCTTGTAGAATCATGAACATGGCTGAGCTTCAAATCGTTAAAGACATCAATTACTATTATGAAAGTTGCTGGAAGGTGAAAGCCAAAAGATTGGTCAAGAGATATGTTAATCCAGTAGTGAAGATCCTATTTGTTATTGTTGTGATTTTGctcattgttgttgttgttgtaggCACGTTTTGTGGTTGGTTTGGTTGCTCTAGAATTTTGCATGTGGTTTCTGGTCTGTCAACATCTTGA